The proteins below come from a single Natranaerofaba carboxydovora genomic window:
- a CDS encoding CDP-alcohol phosphatidyltransferase family protein, with the protein MINTAKWLPSIFTFINLSLGFIALTLLYTDNTRLALSIIILALFFDGIDGRIARKLNVTSVVGKELDSLSDYFSFGIVPTYFYLVSPGELSIPYYIPSIIFLLFGTYHIAKYNAMFLYGSAKEEFPGLPINVAGIIVALISYLGVFPFFLEFIVIIVLGYLTITDIPYPSLKNYRPGKVYHLLIPIVAMIIFIAFPYLTLAVLSLYVIYGLVNMFIDFDNLKELKKYNI; encoded by the coding sequence ATGATAAACACCGCAAAATGGCTACCTTCTATCTTTACATTTATTAATCTTTCTCTTGGCTTTATTGCACTAACATTGCTTTACACAGACAACACAAGATTAGCTCTATCCATAATAATACTAGCTTTATTTTTTGATGGTATTGATGGAAGGATAGCCCGCAAACTAAACGTAACAAGCGTAGTTGGAAAAGAGCTTGATTCTTTAAGTGATTACTTTTCCTTTGGAATAGTACCTACTTATTTTTATCTAGTGAGTCCAGGGGAACTAAGCATTCCCTACTACATTCCATCGATAATCTTTTTGCTATTTGGCACTTATCATATAGCTAAATACAATGCAATGTTTTTATACGGCTCTGCAAAGGAAGAATTTCCTGGACTACCAATCAATGTTGCCGGAATAATCGTGGCACTAATCAGTTATTTAGGGGTATTTCCATTCTTTTTGGAGTTTATAGTAATCATAGTTTTAGGGTACCTAACGATTACCGACATACCCTATCCTTCGTTAAAAAATTATCGACCAGGCAAAGTATATCATTTATTAATCCCTATCGTGGCAATGATTATCTTTATAGCATTTCCCTATTTAACCCTAGCTGTTTTAAGCCTTTATGTTATCTATGGATTGGTAAATATGTTCATTGATTTTGACAATCTTAAAGAATTAAAGAAGTACAATATCTAA
- a CDS encoding PaaI family thioesterase: MGEETVSNEIKDYILRLNQATPYHRLLDMNITKIKKGYCEAKLVVEEKHANPMRIAHGGVAFSILDTVSGSAARTIGYEVSTVEMNISYFNPSYIGNELTALGKVLKAGKKIIVVEGKLYHEGKLLSVSRQNLMNLGPLNLE; the protein is encoded by the coding sequence ATGGGAGAGGAAACAGTATCTAATGAAATAAAAGATTATATATTGAGACTTAATCAAGCTACACCTTACCACAGGCTTTTGGATATGAACATAACTAAAATTAAAAAAGGTTACTGTGAGGCAAAACTAGTAGTTGAAGAAAAACATGCGAATCCAATGAGGATTGCTCATGGAGGGGTGGCTTTTTCTATATTAGACACAGTATCTGGAAGTGCGGCTAGAACAATTGGGTACGAAGTCTCTACAGTTGAGATGAATATCAGTTACTTTAATCCTTCTTACATAGGAAATGAATTAACAGCATTAGGTAAAGTGTTAAAAGCAGGGAAGAAAATAATTGTTGTTGAGGGGAAACTATATCACGAAGGAAAATTGTTATCCGTCTCAAGACAAAATTTAATGAACTTGGGCCCACTGAATTTAGAATAA
- a CDS encoding aspartyl-phosphate phosphatase Spo0E family protein, whose amino-acid sequence MELQKTLEDIERIRDEIKDLVQNKGSFQNPEVIQKSKELDVVLNKYNEISNIN is encoded by the coding sequence ATGGAACTTCAAAAAACTCTTGAAGATATAGAGAGAATTCGTGATGAGATAAAAGACTTAGTGCAGAACAAAGGGAGTTTCCAAAATCCTGAAGTTATACAAAAAAGCAAAGAATTAGATGTAGTTCTTAATAAATACAACGAAATCTCTAATATAAACTAA
- a CDS encoding permease yields the protein MKGPLYIVLLATLFVSLIAYLTGGISLLIEGMGATLHTLIQAIPLILAAFVVVGQLQQLVSTEVINKMLQRFSGLKGIIVASVAGGIFPGPPYVYYPFLASFKEKKIPFYLFFTFIVGKQTYDFARLPMEVSLINPGIALLRNIITAPVPIIMGILSRYIYLDINTDVFFEERDD from the coding sequence ATGAAAGGACCTCTATATATTGTTTTGTTAGCTACCTTATTTGTTAGTCTAATAGCTTATCTAACAGGCGGTATTTCATTGTTAATAGAAGGTATGGGAGCGACTTTACATACTTTAATACAAGCTATTCCTCTTATTTTAGCTGCATTTGTAGTTGTAGGACAACTTCAGCAGTTAGTTTCTACAGAAGTTATTAATAAGATGCTGCAAAGATTTAGCGGTCTTAAAGGTATAATTGTAGCCTCTGTTGCTGGAGGTATATTTCCTGGCCCTCCTTATGTTTACTATCCATTCTTAGCTAGCTTCAAGGAGAAAAAAATTCCCTTTTATCTCTTTTTTACCTTTATAGTAGGAAAGCAAACGTATGATTTTGCCAGGCTTCCTATGGAAGTAAGTTTAATAAATCCAGGGATAGCACTATTGAGAAATATAATAACTGCCCCTGTACCAATAATTATGGGTATATTGTCTCGCTATATTTACTTAGATATAAATACAGATGTTTTTTTTGAAGAGAGGGATGATTAA
- a CDS encoding permease: MLLPTLFFVIVAIVLIVLNSKKGRHRTGLKSGAKQLAAVLPVILIAFMLAGMIEVIIPEEFVKQWLAREAGFRGVILGTIGGSLLAMGPYASFPIIASIFAAGAGLGTVVSLIFAWCLLGLSRLPYELGFFGPRFAIARLSLSVPFCLLAGVIAHVIELILY, encoded by the coding sequence ATGCTTTTGCCTACTCTTTTTTTTGTAATAGTAGCTATTGTATTAATTGTTTTAAATTCAAAAAAAGGCAGACATAGAACAGGTTTAAAAAGCGGAGCAAAACAGTTGGCGGCTGTTTTGCCTGTAATATTAATAGCTTTTATGCTAGCAGGTATGATTGAAGTTATCATTCCTGAGGAATTTGTTAAGCAGTGGCTTGCTCGAGAGGCTGGTTTTAGAGGGGTGATCTTAGGTACTATAGGTGGCAGCTTGTTAGCAATGGGTCCTTATGCTTCATTTCCCATAATAGCCTCTATTTTTGCGGCCGGGGCAGGACTTGGAACGGTAGTATCGTTAATTTTTGCCTGGTGCTTACTTGGGCTTAGTAGACTTCCGTATGAGTTGGGTTTCTTTGGTCCTCGTTTTGCAATCGCCAGGTTATCTCTTAGTGTTCCTTTTTGTTTGCTTGCTGGTGTGATAGCACATGTAATAGAATTAATTTTATATTGA
- a CDS encoding DUF4190 domain-containing protein gives MSENKDEDVEKDINVNSVISLTLGVLSIIIFPFIGWILGLAGLIYSRRSFKEIGETGEHGKNLATAGRICSIVGVLVSFLFLIVIIGGYVMYRSGI, from the coding sequence ATGTCAGAAAATAAAGATGAAGATGTAGAAAAAGATATAAATGTTAATTCGGTTATTTCTTTAACTTTAGGTGTTTTATCGATAATTATTTTCCCTTTTATTGGCTGGATATTGGGTTTGGCTGGTTTGATTTATAGTAGAAGAAGTTTTAAAGAAATTGGTGAAACTGGTGAACATGGTAAAAACCTTGCCACTGCTGGAAGGATCTGTAGTATAGTTGGGGTTTTAGTAAGTTTTTTGTTTTTGATTGTTATTATTGGTGGGTATGTAATGTACAGAAGTGGTATTTGA
- a CDS encoding chemotaxis protein CheC, which translates to MTEPKINEQKLDVLKEAGNIGAGNAATALSHFLSSRINMSVPEVGVINFDEIADFLKNSQDKVIGVYLKIEGDAPGTIALILDYVDGIKLVNELMKKEVPKDILNKELEEMEISALKETGNITASSYLGALSMLTKLDFQPSTPNISVDKDNSLLETITSQVKDVSDRVLLIETIFSNENNNIGGRFFLIPSMGSFDKILNSLGIE; encoded by the coding sequence ATGACTGAACCTAAGATAAATGAACAAAAATTAGACGTCTTAAAAGAGGCAGGAAATATTGGCGCGGGCAATGCAGCAACTGCCCTTTCTCATTTTCTTTCAAGTAGGATAAATATGAGTGTACCAGAAGTAGGTGTTATTAACTTTGATGAAATTGCAGATTTTTTAAAAAACTCCCAGGATAAAGTTATTGGAGTGTATCTGAAAATTGAAGGCGATGCTCCAGGCACCATAGCATTAATCCTTGACTACGTAGATGGTATAAAGCTTGTAAATGAATTAATGAAGAAGGAAGTGCCTAAAGATATATTAAATAAGGAGTTAGAAGAAATGGAGATATCTGCACTGAAGGAAACTGGTAATATCACAGCAAGCTCGTATCTCGGAGCTCTATCGATGTTAACCAAGTTGGATTTTCAACCTTCAACACCTAATATCTCCGTCGATAAAGACAATTCACTTTTAGAAACTATAACCTCTCAAGTAAAAGACGTTAGTGATCGTGTGCTTTTAATAGAAACTATTTTCAGTAACGAAAATAACAATATAGGTGGGCGTTTTTTCTTGATTCCCAGCATGGGTTCCTTCGATAAAATATTAAATTCACTGGGTATAGAATAA
- a CDS encoding YjfB family protein — MDVAALSQQMAQQNLAQQVDTQVKNLAMEAEETSGENMVDMIEEVGEGAQQEMQSMEPHKGSNLDMLA, encoded by the coding sequence GTGGATGTAGCAGCACTATCTCAGCAAATGGCCCAGCAGAACCTAGCACAACAAGTAGATACACAAGTCAAAAATTTGGCAATGGAAGCTGAAGAGACCTCGGGAGAAAACATGGTTGACATGATTGAAGAAGTAGGAGAAGGAGCACAACAAGAGATGCAATCAATGGAGCCACACAAAGGAAGTAATCTAGACATGCTGGCATAA